A window of the Hevea brasiliensis isolate MT/VB/25A 57/8 chromosome 6, ASM3005281v1, whole genome shotgun sequence genome harbors these coding sequences:
- the LOC131180888 gene encoding probable glutathione S-transferase parC, whose protein sequence is MAEADQLLLLDLLPSPFAARVRIALAEKGLNYESREEDLSNKSPLLLKMNPVHKQIPVLIHNGRPICESMVIVQYIDQVWNHKSPLLPSDPYRRAHARFWADYIDKKIYPIGRMLWASKGEVKEASKKDLIECFKILEGELGDKPYFGGESFGYIDLALIPFYSFFYTFETLGNFSVVVEFPKLMDWAQRCLLKESVSKSLCDQRNVYEAVLEIRKKLGAE, encoded by the exons ATGGCCGAGGCTGACCAGCTACTTCTACTGGATTTGCTTCCTAGCCCTTTCGCAGCAAGGGTGAGGATAGCATTGGCTGAAAAGGGATTAAATTATGAGTCCAGAGAAGAAGATTTGAGCAACAAGAGCCCTCTTCTTCTCAAGATGAACCCAGTTCACAAGCAAATCCCAGTGTTGATCCATAATGGCAGACCTATATGCGAATCAATGGTAATAGTTCAATATATTGATCAGGTATGGAACCACAAATCCCCATTGTTGCCTTCTGATCCTTATCGACGAGCACATGCTAGGTTCTGGGCTGACTATATCGACAAGAAG ATTTACCCTATTGGACGGATGCTGTGGGCATCAAAAGGTGAAGTGAAAGAAGCTTCAAAGAAGGACTTGATTGAATGCTTTAAAATATTGGAGGGAGAGCTTGGAGACAAGCCATACTTTGGAGGTGAAAGCTTCGGCTACATTGATTTAGCACTCATTCCATTCTATAGCTTCTTTTACACATTTGAGACTTTGGGAAACTTCAGCGTGGTAGTGGAGTTCCCTAAGCTCATGGACTGGGCTCAGAGATGCTTGCTGAAGGAAAGTGTGTCCAAGTCTTTATGTGATCAGCGCAACGTTTATGAAGCTGTTTTGGAGATAAGGAAGAAGTTGGGGGCTGAATAG
- the LOC131168729 gene encoding uncharacterized protein LOC131168729 isoform X2, which yields MERPCLDEREEEAQVMSEVHLGCPPGSSGPHMSHFTISIPPGVDHSRCKDLFKDEVIPTHQMICVDEDGDLVLNRRSNFPTRSFSVTIQHNITSSIPSVGLQVWKAELVLSDFVLHKMFTSSELDGISSLELGAGTGLVGMLLAHVAKTVFLTDRGTEILDNCARNVQLNSEVLNYQDAIHVRELDWLGSWPPALCLENSGDHKSYSWTPTEVEEAQGASLLLAADVIYSDDLTDALFSILERLMSLGSKKVLYLALEKRYNFSLDDLDVVANGYARFLGYLREEEEYEDLEYGSSLCFVGKRVDLSLIPQYVREYDRGDDVELWQIKFGGRFQLKFIS from the exons ATGGAAAGGCCATGTTTAGATGAGAGGGAGGAGGAAGCTCAGGTGATGAGCGAAGTCCACCTTGGTTGCCCACCTGGCTCCTCTGGGCCACATATGTCCCATTTCACCATCTCCATTCCACCTG GTGTTGATCATAGCAGATGTAAGGATTTATTTAAAGATGAAGTAATACCTACGCACCAAATGATTTGTGTGGACGAAGATGGTGATCTTGTTCTAAACAGACGCAGCA ATTTTCCAACTCGTAGTTTTAGTGTAACCATCCAGCATAATATCACATCATCAATTCCAAGTGTGGGGTTGCAG GTTTGGAAGGCAGAACTGGTATTATCTGATTTTGTGCTGCATAAAATGTTTACTTCATCTGAATTGGATGGGATTAGTTCGCTAGAACTTGGTGCTGGAACTG GGCTGGTGGGTATGTTGCTTGCACATGTTGCTAAAACAGTGTTCCTAACAG ACCGTGGCACTGAAATCCTTGACAACTGTGCAAGGAATGTTCAACTCAATTCCGAAGTGTTAAACTATCAGGATGCAATTCATGTACGCGAACTTGATTGGTTGGGTTCCTGGCCACCTGCATTATGCCTAGAAAATTCTGGAGATCATAAAAG TTATTCTTGGACCCCTACAGAAGTTGAAGAAGCTCAGGGGGCTTCTTTGCTTCTAGCTGCTGACGTGATATACAGTGATGATCTTACTGATGCTCTTTTCAGTATTCTAGAGAGACTAATGTCATTGGGTTCAAAAAAG GTTTTATACTTGGCATTGGAAAAGCGATACAACTTCAGTCTTGACGATCTTGATGTTGTCGCAAATGGCTATGCGCGTTTCCTAGGTTATCTTAGAGAGGAGGAAG AATATGAGGACCTTGAATATGGATCCTCCCTTTGTTTTGTGGGCAAACGTGTTGATCTTTCATTAATTCCACAATATGTTAGAGAGTATGACAGAGGAGATGATGTTGAACTTTGGCAGATCAAGTTTGGTGGCAGATTTCAGCTTAAATTCATTTCTTAA
- the LOC131168729 gene encoding uncharacterized protein LOC131168729 isoform X3 yields the protein MERPCLDEREEEAQVMSEVHLGCPPGSSGPHMSHFTISIPPGVDHSRCKDLFKDEVIPTHQMICVDEDGDLVLNRRSNFPTRSFSVTIQHNITSSIPSVGLQVWKAELVLSDFVLHKMFTSSELDGISSLELGAGTGLVGMLLAHVAKTVFLTDRGTEILDNCARNVQLNSEVLNYQDAIHVRELDWLGSWPPALCLENSGDHKSYSWTPTEVEEAQGASLLLAADVIYSDDLTDALFSILERLMSLGSKKVLYLALEKRYNFSLDDLDVVANGYARFLGYLREEEATNDAEYEDLEYGSSLCFVGKRVDLSLIPQYVREYDRGDDVELWQIKKI from the exons ATGGAAAGGCCATGTTTAGATGAGAGGGAGGAGGAAGCTCAGGTGATGAGCGAAGTCCACCTTGGTTGCCCACCTGGCTCCTCTGGGCCACATATGTCCCATTTCACCATCTCCATTCCACCTG GTGTTGATCATAGCAGATGTAAGGATTTATTTAAAGATGAAGTAATACCTACGCACCAAATGATTTGTGTGGACGAAGATGGTGATCTTGTTCTAAACAGACGCAGCA ATTTTCCAACTCGTAGTTTTAGTGTAACCATCCAGCATAATATCACATCATCAATTCCAAGTGTGGGGTTGCAG GTTTGGAAGGCAGAACTGGTATTATCTGATTTTGTGCTGCATAAAATGTTTACTTCATCTGAATTGGATGGGATTAGTTCGCTAGAACTTGGTGCTGGAACTG GGCTGGTGGGTATGTTGCTTGCACATGTTGCTAAAACAGTGTTCCTAACAG ACCGTGGCACTGAAATCCTTGACAACTGTGCAAGGAATGTTCAACTCAATTCCGAAGTGTTAAACTATCAGGATGCAATTCATGTACGCGAACTTGATTGGTTGGGTTCCTGGCCACCTGCATTATGCCTAGAAAATTCTGGAGATCATAAAAG TTATTCTTGGACCCCTACAGAAGTTGAAGAAGCTCAGGGGGCTTCTTTGCTTCTAGCTGCTGACGTGATATACAGTGATGATCTTACTGATGCTCTTTTCAGTATTCTAGAGAGACTAATGTCATTGGGTTCAAAAAAG GTTTTATACTTGGCATTGGAAAAGCGATACAACTTCAGTCTTGACGATCTTGATGTTGTCGCAAATGGCTATGCGCGTTTCCTAGGTTATCTTAGAGAGGAGGAAG CAACGAATGATGCAGAATATGAGGACCTTGAATATGGATCCTCCCTTTGTTTTGTGGGCAAACGTGTTGATCTTTCATTAATTCCACAATATGTTAGAGAGTATGACAGAGGAGATGATGTTGAACTTTGGCAGATCAA gaaaatttgA
- the LOC131168729 gene encoding uncharacterized protein LOC131168729 isoform X1 — translation MERPCLDEREEEAQVMSEVHLGCPPGSSGPHMSHFTISIPPGVDHSRCKDLFKDEVIPTHQMICVDEDGDLVLNRRSNFPTRSFSVTIQHNITSSIPSVGLQVWKAELVLSDFVLHKMFTSSELDGISSLELGAGTGLVGMLLAHVAKTVFLTDRGTEILDNCARNVQLNSEVLNYQDAIHVRELDWLGSWPPALCLENSGDHKSYSWTPTEVEEAQGASLLLAADVIYSDDLTDALFSILERLMSLGSKKVLYLALEKRYNFSLDDLDVVANGYARFLGYLREEEATNDAEYEDLEYGSSLCFVGKRVDLSLIPQYVREYDRGDDVELWQIKFGGRFQLKFIS, via the exons ATGGAAAGGCCATGTTTAGATGAGAGGGAGGAGGAAGCTCAGGTGATGAGCGAAGTCCACCTTGGTTGCCCACCTGGCTCCTCTGGGCCACATATGTCCCATTTCACCATCTCCATTCCACCTG GTGTTGATCATAGCAGATGTAAGGATTTATTTAAAGATGAAGTAATACCTACGCACCAAATGATTTGTGTGGACGAAGATGGTGATCTTGTTCTAAACAGACGCAGCA ATTTTCCAACTCGTAGTTTTAGTGTAACCATCCAGCATAATATCACATCATCAATTCCAAGTGTGGGGTTGCAG GTTTGGAAGGCAGAACTGGTATTATCTGATTTTGTGCTGCATAAAATGTTTACTTCATCTGAATTGGATGGGATTAGTTCGCTAGAACTTGGTGCTGGAACTG GGCTGGTGGGTATGTTGCTTGCACATGTTGCTAAAACAGTGTTCCTAACAG ACCGTGGCACTGAAATCCTTGACAACTGTGCAAGGAATGTTCAACTCAATTCCGAAGTGTTAAACTATCAGGATGCAATTCATGTACGCGAACTTGATTGGTTGGGTTCCTGGCCACCTGCATTATGCCTAGAAAATTCTGGAGATCATAAAAG TTATTCTTGGACCCCTACAGAAGTTGAAGAAGCTCAGGGGGCTTCTTTGCTTCTAGCTGCTGACGTGATATACAGTGATGATCTTACTGATGCTCTTTTCAGTATTCTAGAGAGACTAATGTCATTGGGTTCAAAAAAG GTTTTATACTTGGCATTGGAAAAGCGATACAACTTCAGTCTTGACGATCTTGATGTTGTCGCAAATGGCTATGCGCGTTTCCTAGGTTATCTTAGAGAGGAGGAAG CAACGAATGATGCAGAATATGAGGACCTTGAATATGGATCCTCCCTTTGTTTTGTGGGCAAACGTGTTGATCTTTCATTAATTCCACAATATGTTAGAGAGTATGACAGAGGAGATGATGTTGAACTTTGGCAGATCAAGTTTGGTGGCAGATTTCAGCTTAAATTCATTTCTTAA
- the LOC131168729 gene encoding uncharacterized protein LOC131168729 isoform X4, producing the protein MERPCLDEREEEAQVMSEVHLGCPPGSSGPHMSHFTISIPPGVDHSRCKDLFKDEVIPTHQMICVDEDGDLVLNRRSNFPTRSFSVTIQHNITSSIPSVGLQVWKAELVLSDFVLHKMFTSSELDGISSLELGAGTGLVGMLLAHVAKTVFLTDRGTEILDNCARNVQLNSEVLNYQDAIHVRELDWLGSWPPALCLENSGDHKSYSWTPTEVEEAQGASLLLAADVIYSDDLTDALFSILERLMSLGSKKVLYLALEKRYNFSLDDLDVVANGYARFLGYLREEEEYEDLEYGSSLCFVGKRVDLSLIPQYVREYDRGDDVELWQIKKI; encoded by the exons ATGGAAAGGCCATGTTTAGATGAGAGGGAGGAGGAAGCTCAGGTGATGAGCGAAGTCCACCTTGGTTGCCCACCTGGCTCCTCTGGGCCACATATGTCCCATTTCACCATCTCCATTCCACCTG GTGTTGATCATAGCAGATGTAAGGATTTATTTAAAGATGAAGTAATACCTACGCACCAAATGATTTGTGTGGACGAAGATGGTGATCTTGTTCTAAACAGACGCAGCA ATTTTCCAACTCGTAGTTTTAGTGTAACCATCCAGCATAATATCACATCATCAATTCCAAGTGTGGGGTTGCAG GTTTGGAAGGCAGAACTGGTATTATCTGATTTTGTGCTGCATAAAATGTTTACTTCATCTGAATTGGATGGGATTAGTTCGCTAGAACTTGGTGCTGGAACTG GGCTGGTGGGTATGTTGCTTGCACATGTTGCTAAAACAGTGTTCCTAACAG ACCGTGGCACTGAAATCCTTGACAACTGTGCAAGGAATGTTCAACTCAATTCCGAAGTGTTAAACTATCAGGATGCAATTCATGTACGCGAACTTGATTGGTTGGGTTCCTGGCCACCTGCATTATGCCTAGAAAATTCTGGAGATCATAAAAG TTATTCTTGGACCCCTACAGAAGTTGAAGAAGCTCAGGGGGCTTCTTTGCTTCTAGCTGCTGACGTGATATACAGTGATGATCTTACTGATGCTCTTTTCAGTATTCTAGAGAGACTAATGTCATTGGGTTCAAAAAAG GTTTTATACTTGGCATTGGAAAAGCGATACAACTTCAGTCTTGACGATCTTGATGTTGTCGCAAATGGCTATGCGCGTTTCCTAGGTTATCTTAGAGAGGAGGAAG AATATGAGGACCTTGAATATGGATCCTCCCTTTGTTTTGTGGGCAAACGTGTTGATCTTTCATTAATTCCACAATATGTTAGAGAGTATGACAGAGGAGATGATGTTGAACTTTGGCAGATCAA gaaaatttgA
- the LOC131168729 gene encoding uncharacterized protein LOC131168729 isoform X5, which translates to MERPCLDEREEEAQVMSEVHLGCPPGSSGPHMSHFTISIPPGVDHSRCKDLFKDEVIPTHQMICVDEDGDLVLNRRSNFPTRSFSVTIQHNITSSIPSVGLQVWKAELVLSDFVLHKMFTSSELDGISSLELGAGTGLVGMLLAHVAKTVFLTDRGTEILDNCARNVQLNSEVLNYQDAIHVRELDWLGSWPPALCLENSGDHKSYSWTPTEVEEAQGASLLLAADVIYSDDLTDALFSILERLMSLGSKKVLYLALEKRYNFSLDDLDVVANGYARFLGYLREEEGKFELAAIVG; encoded by the exons ATGGAAAGGCCATGTTTAGATGAGAGGGAGGAGGAAGCTCAGGTGATGAGCGAAGTCCACCTTGGTTGCCCACCTGGCTCCTCTGGGCCACATATGTCCCATTTCACCATCTCCATTCCACCTG GTGTTGATCATAGCAGATGTAAGGATTTATTTAAAGATGAAGTAATACCTACGCACCAAATGATTTGTGTGGACGAAGATGGTGATCTTGTTCTAAACAGACGCAGCA ATTTTCCAACTCGTAGTTTTAGTGTAACCATCCAGCATAATATCACATCATCAATTCCAAGTGTGGGGTTGCAG GTTTGGAAGGCAGAACTGGTATTATCTGATTTTGTGCTGCATAAAATGTTTACTTCATCTGAATTGGATGGGATTAGTTCGCTAGAACTTGGTGCTGGAACTG GGCTGGTGGGTATGTTGCTTGCACATGTTGCTAAAACAGTGTTCCTAACAG ACCGTGGCACTGAAATCCTTGACAACTGTGCAAGGAATGTTCAACTCAATTCCGAAGTGTTAAACTATCAGGATGCAATTCATGTACGCGAACTTGATTGGTTGGGTTCCTGGCCACCTGCATTATGCCTAGAAAATTCTGGAGATCATAAAAG TTATTCTTGGACCCCTACAGAAGTTGAAGAAGCTCAGGGGGCTTCTTTGCTTCTAGCTGCTGACGTGATATACAGTGATGATCTTACTGATGCTCTTTTCAGTATTCTAGAGAGACTAATGTCATTGGGTTCAAAAAAG GTTTTATACTTGGCATTGGAAAAGCGATACAACTTCAGTCTTGACGATCTTGATGTTGTCGCAAATGGCTATGCGCGTTTCCTAGGTTATCTTAGAGAGGAGGAAG gaaaatttgAACTAGCTGCTATTGTTGGTTAG
- the LOC131180696 gene encoding uncharacterized protein LOC131180696: protein MFDGLLKSKFYTKCKSQMKMTKARLEMLKKKKSSVAKFLKDDMADLLRSGLDYNAYCRAEGLLVEQKMLACFNLVEQFCGCISSNLSAMNKQRECPEECREAVQSLIYAAARIAEFPELRDLRTLLTERYGSHLESFINKQFVETLTPTPTTKEMKLLLMHEIAEEFNIEWNSKSLEQKIFKPPQEDQNNHCPKSNDDIVAKGDCQDDDQNGNKRKKNKEDLTKRTNHETELPSHGRKNAIDKGYNLPCSGEDEVFSLHRRDSSDLDSLQATSSSAGSVSEDEVDSKKPFYRFVNPPYVKPKVEKEESKIEEPPKLTGNVLAEDDLVSEANPKTRSVRRRPLKPPPGHEDVGIVERPLKAPPGREKFVSPGNGGLAKANSSAVLKEDGAKRGSRISQADEVDQKDEEEEMIDGLLMHYSKDSVKPYLKPPPNIRGTKSESPLPPGGEVYQAAAASPKKAAKRHNRVVSLQPETGHVHPNLPDYEDLAAWFAALKSR from the exons ATGTTTGACGGATTATTGAAGTCGAAATTTTATACAAAATG CAAGTCGCAGATGAAGATGACAAAGGCTCGACTCGAGATgctaaagaagaagaaaagctcgGTGGCAAAGTTCTTAAAGGATGATATGGCTGATCTTCTTAGGAGTGGCCTTGATTACAATGCTTATTGCAGG GCTGAAGGGCTTCTGGTTGAGCAAAAGATGTTAGCTTGCTTCAATTTGGTTGAGCAGTTCTGTGGATGCATCTCCAGCAATCTTTCTGCCATGAATAAACAGAG GGAATGCCCTGAGGAATGCAGAGAAGCTGTACAATCTCTAATATATGCTGCAGCAAGAATTGCCGAATTCCCAGAACTGAGAGATCTTCGTACCCTATTAACGGAAAGATATGGTAGTCACCTTGAATCTTTTATAAATAAACAG TTTGTTGAGACATTGACGCCAACGCCTACCACAAAGGAGATGAAGCTTCTGTTAATGCATGAAATAGCAGAAGAATTCAATATAGAATGGAATTCAAAGTCTTTGGAACAGAAAATCTTCAAACCGCCTCAGGAG GACCAGAATAATCATTGTCCCAAAAGCAATGATGACATTGTCGCGAAAGGAGACTGCCAGGACGATGATCAAAATGGAAACAAACGGAAGAAAAACAAGGAAGATTTGACAAAAAGAACAAACCATGAAACCGAACTTCCATCTCATGGGAGGAAGAATGCCATCGATAAGGGATACAATCTGCCTTGCAGCGGTGAAGATGAGGTGTTTTCTCTCCACAGGAGAGATAGCAGTGATCTCGATAGCCTGCAAGCTACTTCAAGTTCAGCAGGAAGTGTTTCAGAGGATGAAGTGGATAGCAAGAAGCCCTTCTACAGATTCGTTAATCCCCCTTACGTCAAACCAAAAGTGGAAAAAGAAGAAAGCAAGATTGAAGAACCCCCAAAACTAACTGGCAATGTTCTTGCTGAAGATGATTTGGTTAGTGAAGCTAATCCAAAAACAAGATCAGTCCGAAGGAGACCATTGAAGCCACCTCCAGGTCATGAAGATGTTGGCATTGTTGAAAGACCATTGAAGGCACCACCTGGCCGTGAAAAATTTGTCAGTCCTGGAAATGGTGGGCTTGCAAAGGCTAATTCAAGTGCAGTACTGAAAGAAGATGGGGCTAAGAGGGGTTCAAGAATCTCGCAAGCAGATGAGGTTGATCAAaaggatgaagaggaagagatgaTTGATGGACTTCTGATGCATTACAGCAAGGATTCAGTGAAACCATATCTAAAACCTCCTCCAAATATCAGAGGCACAAAATCTGAGTCACCTCTTCCGCCTGGTGGAGAAGTATACCAAGCAGCAGCAGCAAGTCCAAAGAAGGCTGCTAAAAGGCATAATCGAGTAGTTTCATTGCAGCCAGAGACTGGACATGTGCACCCTAACCTGCCTGATTACGAAGATTTGGCAGCTTGGTTTGCAGCTCTTAAGAGCAGATAA